Proteins encoded by one window of Halobaculum halobium:
- a CDS encoding NUDIX hydrolase, producing the protein MTDRYVVNVDAAVYRLRDGDPEYLLIERGAGEDHAPGTLGLPGGTMELSPNDRGDGGAIESTVRRELREEVAVEVGDASVVTSGVFELAAGDPCLNVVCLAAHEAGGPYPAAPDEIAAVDWYTLDRIASEEDVPEFTRGYVEAAERARTGGQ; encoded by the coding sequence ATGACCGACAGGTACGTCGTAAACGTCGACGCCGCAGTGTACCGCCTCCGCGACGGCGACCCGGAGTACCTCCTGATCGAGCGCGGCGCCGGCGAGGATCACGCGCCCGGGACGCTGGGACTCCCGGGCGGCACGATGGAACTGTCGCCCAACGACAGGGGCGACGGCGGCGCCATCGAGTCGACCGTCCGCCGGGAACTCCGCGAGGAGGTCGCCGTCGAGGTCGGTGACGCGTCCGTCGTCACGAGCGGCGTGTTCGAGTTAGCCGCCGGCGATCCGTGTCTGAACGTCGTCTGTCTCGCAGCGCACGAGGCTGGCGGGCCGTATCCGGCTGCGCCCGACGAGATCGCGGCCGTGGACTGGTACACCCTCGACCGTATCGCCAGCGAAGAGGACGTTCCGGAGTTCACCCGCGGCTACGTCGAGGCGGCCGAACGAGCGCGAACCGGCGGACAGTGA
- a CDS encoding orotate phosphoribosyltransferase, whose protein sequence is MNYKSVAELSEDTQQFAREHSGDVDLVVGVPRSGLLAANMLCLSLDVPMTDVDGLCEGRLLDTGERYREDRSFRDLDSVLVIDDSVRSGAQMTKTRNRLEELDLPFDVSYAAVYVSREGHRYVDYWGEIVPRPRVFEWNLMHHPLLQNSCVDIDGVLCRDPTPEENDDGERYREFLTEVEPNIVPNQQIGHLVTSRLETYRTETEEWLDEHGFQYDRLVMMDLPSKEARQAQGNHAQHKANVYDSTDAPLFIESSQRQSSEICQRTSRPVFCYGTNEMIRPGRAKRTYQQSRSYVSRLRENPATFSVKAAKHLFFLTHNFISARIQ, encoded by the coding sequence ATGAACTACAAGAGTGTCGCTGAACTCAGCGAGGACACTCAACAGTTTGCTCGGGAACACTCGGGAGACGTCGACCTCGTCGTCGGGGTTCCGAGAAGCGGCCTCCTAGCCGCGAACATGCTATGCCTCTCTCTCGACGTCCCGATGACGGACGTTGACGGGCTCTGTGAGGGTCGGCTGCTCGACACCGGTGAAAGGTACCGGGAGGATCGCTCGTTCCGCGACCTCGACTCCGTGTTAGTCATCGATGACTCTGTGCGATCGGGAGCACAGATGACGAAAACGCGGAATCGACTCGAGGAACTGGATCTGCCGTTCGACGTCTCGTACGCTGCGGTATACGTCTCTCGAGAGGGTCACAGATACGTCGATTACTGGGGCGAGATCGTCCCCCGACCTCGTGTCTTTGAGTGGAACCTCATGCATCACCCACTGTTGCAGAACTCGTGTGTTGACATCGACGGCGTTCTTTGTCGAGACCCGACCCCCGAGGAGAACGACGATGGCGAACGGTACCGCGAGTTTCTCACCGAAGTCGAGCCGAACATCGTTCCGAACCAGCAGATCGGACACCTCGTCACGAGCAGACTCGAAACGTATCGGACGGAAACAGAGGAGTGGTTGGACGAGCACGGATTTCAGTACGACAGGCTTGTGATGATGGATCTGCCGAGCAAGGAGGCGAGACAAGCGCAGGGGAACCACGCGCAACACAAGGCGAACGTGTACGACTCCACGGACGCTCCGCTCTTCATCGAAAGCAGTCAGCGGCAATCGAGCGAGATCTGTCAGCGGACGAGTCGGCCGGTGTTCTGTTACGGAACTAACGAGATGATCCGGCCCGGCCGGGCGAAGCGAACGTACCAACAGAGCAGATCGTACGTGTCGAGGCTGAGAGAGAATCCCGCGACGTTCTCCGTGAAGGCCGCGAAGCATCTGTTTTTTCTCACTCATAATTTCATCTCCGCCAGGATCCAGTGA
- a CDS encoding segregation and condensation protein A, producing MIEAPGDAGIAPPDEADDDEVEPVEVLVNLAEEGEIDPWDIDVVEVTDAFLDRLDEADLRTGGRALFYASVLLRMKSDDMLAADDDDPEDDLEPWERAFEGDAAMADDAPIDDGFDPVNALEDEMDRRLERKSTRGSPETLDELVRELREAERGTWWKESRQYDTSESPKGFSRGTQTLEYHGADDLRREGEPGESDVTGTTHEEDIEAVIENVRAELRPQYERGRTEVLFREIASVGSTAVMTYLALLFLAHRGEITLEQDDLFGDLWVRDAGVSAVGDEAIAD from the coding sequence ATGATTGAGGCGCCCGGCGACGCGGGGATCGCCCCGCCCGACGAGGCCGACGACGACGAGGTCGAGCCGGTCGAGGTGCTGGTCAACCTCGCCGAGGAGGGCGAGATCGACCCGTGGGACATCGACGTGGTCGAGGTGACCGACGCGTTCCTCGACCGACTCGACGAGGCAGACCTCCGGACCGGTGGGCGCGCGCTCTTCTACGCGAGCGTCCTCTTGCGGATGAAGTCAGACGACATGCTCGCCGCGGACGACGACGACCCGGAGGACGATCTCGAGCCGTGGGAGCGGGCCTTCGAGGGCGACGCCGCGATGGCCGACGACGCGCCGATCGACGACGGCTTCGATCCGGTGAACGCGCTGGAAGACGAGATGGACCGCCGGCTGGAGCGAAAGAGCACCCGCGGGTCCCCCGAGACGCTGGACGAACTCGTGCGGGAACTGCGGGAGGCAGAGCGCGGCACCTGGTGGAAGGAGTCGCGTCAGTACGACACCAGCGAGTCGCCGAAGGGCTTCTCCCGCGGGACGCAGACCCTGGAGTACCACGGCGCCGACGACCTCCGGCGCGAGGGCGAACCCGGCGAGTCGGACGTGACGGGCACGACCCACGAGGAGGACATCGAGGCCGTCATCGAGAACGTGCGCGCCGAGTTGCGCCCGCAGTACGAGCGGGGGCGCACCGAGGTGCTGTTCCGAGAGATCGCGAGCGTCGGGTCCACCGCCGTGATGACGTATCTCGCGCTGCTGTTCCTCGCGCACCGCGGCGAGATCACCCTGGAGCAGGACGACCTCTTCGGTGACCTGTGGGTTCGCGACGCCGGCGTTTCCGCCGTCGGCGACGAGGCGATCGCGGACTGA
- the mtnP gene encoding S-methyl-5'-thioadenosine phosphorylase: MTIGFIGGSGIYEALPLRNTRTESVTTPFGEPSADLEIGEFGETGREVVFLPRHGPDHQRSPTDLPYKANIYALKQAGVEYVIASNAVGSLKEELPPQTIVIPDQIYDRTKHRDLSFFGDGIVVHQPFTRPYSPKLAEHLADAADRALDDLGADSDVVDEGTYVCIEGPQYSTKAESEFYKSQGWDLVGMTAIPEAKLAREAEMAYATVAGVTDYDVWKQDAEVTLEEVLENAAANEEAIKETVEEAVRTFPDVMDCEAHGSLEGTINTPAEAVPEETRERVGIFVDEYLDD, encoded by the coding sequence ATGACCATCGGCTTCATCGGCGGCAGCGGTATCTACGAGGCGCTCCCGCTGCGGAACACGCGCACCGAGTCCGTGACGACGCCCTTCGGCGAACCCTCCGCGGACCTGGAGATCGGGGAGTTCGGCGAGACCGGGCGGGAGGTCGTCTTCCTCCCGCGCCACGGGCCCGACCACCAGCGGTCGCCCACGGATCTCCCGTACAAGGCGAACATCTACGCGCTGAAACAGGCCGGCGTGGAGTACGTCATCGCCAGCAACGCCGTCGGCTCGCTGAAGGAGGAACTTCCGCCCCAGACGATCGTCATCCCGGACCAGATCTACGACCGGACGAAACACCGCGACCTCTCCTTTTTCGGCGACGGCATCGTCGTTCATCAGCCGTTCACACGGCCGTACTCGCCGAAGCTCGCCGAACACCTCGCGGACGCCGCCGACCGCGCGCTCGACGACCTCGGCGCCGACTCCGACGTGGTCGACGAGGGCACGTACGTCTGTATCGAGGGGCCGCAGTACTCTACCAAGGCCGAATCGGAGTTCTACAAGTCCCAGGGCTGGGACCTCGTGGGAATGACCGCCATCCCGGAGGCGAAGCTCGCGCGCGAGGCCGAGATGGCGTACGCGACGGTCGCCGGCGTCACCGACTACGACGTGTGGAAGCAGGACGCCGAGGTGACGCTGGAGGAGGTGCTGGAGAACGCCGCCGCCAACGAGGAGGCGATCAAAGAGACCGTCGAGGAAGCCGTCCGCACCTTCCCCGACGTGATGGACTGCGAGGCGCACGGTTCGCTCGAGGGGACGATCAACACGCCCGCCGAAGCCGTCCCCGAGGAGACGCGCGAGCGCGTCGGCATCTTCGTCGACGAGTACCTGGACGACTGA
- a CDS encoding FkbM family methyltransferase encodes MGSMASRFYRRVRHLVEAAGLKSVILPFYRQWTHLQYRLAGEVQAVEIGGASARFLIPTRNEWSDFRTIEERPILDHLVSNLHPDDVFYDIGGNLGLYSCLVADVVDQPVIAFEPHPGNAGRLEENADLNGADISVFRRALADSTGETELTITLENVGSAGHTLVSDWDHGVDSIAISKVRGDEFIVKKDLPRPTVVKIDVEGAERAVLGGLDATLSDPDCRLVYCETHAERLEIQGSSVADVRATLESQGFSVTEHPIREGRGVSMLIGAKPNSAV; translated from the coding sequence ATGGGATCTATGGCCTCACGCTTCTATCGCCGAGTACGACACCTCGTCGAAGCCGCCGGTCTAAAGTCCGTGATACTGCCTTTCTATCGCCAGTGGACCCACCTCCAATACCGGTTAGCTGGCGAAGTACAAGCGGTTGAAATTGGAGGCGCCAGCGCACGATTCCTCATCCCGACAAGAAACGAGTGGTCGGACTTTCGGACGATCGAAGAACGACCGATCCTCGACCATCTCGTGTCGAATCTCCACCCTGACGACGTCTTCTACGACATCGGCGGCAATCTCGGTCTGTACTCCTGTCTGGTCGCAGACGTGGTGGACCAACCCGTTATTGCGTTCGAACCACACCCCGGCAACGCCGGACGGCTCGAAGAAAACGCAGACCTCAACGGAGCCGACATCTCTGTCTTCCGGCGCGCGCTCGCCGATTCCACGGGAGAAACGGAACTCACGATCACGTTGGAGAACGTCGGATCGGCCGGCCATACGCTGGTCTCGGACTGGGACCACGGCGTCGATTCGATCGCGATTTCGAAAGTCCGCGGTGACGAGTTCATCGTCAAAAAAGACCTCCCCCGGCCGACCGTCGTCAAGATAGATGTCGAAGGTGCCGAGCGGGCGGTGCTCGGTGGACTGGACGCAACACTATCTGACCCTGATTGTCGATTGGTGTACTGCGAGACACACGCAGAGCGACTGGAAATACAAGGCAGCTCAGTGGCGGATGTCCGTGCTACTCTCGAATCACAAGGATTCTCGGTCACGGAGCACCCCATCCGTGAGGGGAGAGGGGTATCGATGCTCATCGGTGCGAAACCGAACAGCGCGGTATGA
- a CDS encoding 5'-deoxyadenosine deaminase, protein MLLAGTVVADPETVIEDGAVVVEGDRIAAVGDETALRDRYPDHEHRAFGIVAPGAVGAHIHSVQSLGRGIADDAALLDWLNDHVLPMEAGLGADGMRLAAELGYLECIESGVTTVIDHLSVHHAAAALEAAVDSGIRARAGKVLMDTNAPDGLRQGTERALAESEGLIWNYHGADDGRIRYAVTPRFAVTCTDECLRGCRELADAYDGVRIHTHASENTDEIGVVEERTGRRNVEYLHEVGLTGDDVILAHCVHTDEAEREIIAETGTHVTHCPSSNMKLASGIAPVEDYLARSVNVALGNDGPPCNNTLDPFTELKQASLLAKVDARDPTAVDAATALRMATLNGARAAGFDRVGALREGWKADVIGVDTDLTRATPVHDPVSHLVFAAHGDDVAFTAVDGAVLYDEERGGHQTLDAERVRREANAFDVPGLDA, encoded by the coding sequence ATGCTACTCGCCGGAACCGTCGTCGCCGACCCGGAGACGGTCATCGAAGACGGCGCGGTCGTCGTCGAGGGCGACCGGATCGCCGCCGTCGGCGACGAGACCGCCCTCCGCGACCGCTACCCCGACCACGAACACCGAGCGTTCGGGATCGTCGCGCCCGGCGCGGTCGGGGCACACATCCACTCGGTGCAGTCGCTCGGCCGGGGGATCGCCGACGACGCGGCGCTGCTCGACTGGCTGAACGATCACGTGCTCCCGATGGAGGCCGGCCTCGGGGCTGACGGGATGCGACTCGCAGCGGAGTTGGGGTACCTGGAGTGCATCGAGTCGGGCGTCACCACCGTGATCGACCACCTGTCTGTCCACCACGCGGCGGCCGCGCTCGAGGCGGCCGTCGACTCGGGGATCCGCGCTCGCGCCGGCAAGGTGCTGATGGACACGAACGCGCCGGACGGGCTCCGACAAGGGACCGAGCGCGCGCTCGCGGAGTCGGAGGGGCTGATCTGGAACTACCACGGGGCCGACGACGGCCGGATCCGCTACGCCGTCACCCCGCGCTTCGCCGTCACCTGCACCGACGAGTGCTTGCGCGGCTGTCGCGAGTTGGCGGACGCGTACGACGGCGTCCGGATCCACACCCACGCCTCGGAGAACACCGACGAGATCGGCGTCGTGGAGGAGCGCACCGGCAGGCGAAACGTCGAGTACCTCCACGAGGTCGGCCTCACCGGCGACGACGTGATCCTCGCGCACTGCGTCCACACCGACGAGGCCGAGCGCGAGATCATCGCGGAGACCGGAACCCACGTCACGCACTGCCCCTCCTCGAACATGAAGCTCGCCTCCGGGATCGCACCCGTCGAGGACTACCTCGCGCGCAGCGTGAACGTCGCCCTCGGCAACGACGGCCCGCCGTGCAACAACACGCTCGACCCGTTCACCGAGCTCAAACAGGCGAGCCTGCTCGCGAAGGTCGACGCCCGCGACCCGACGGCGGTCGACGCCGCGACCGCGCTCCGGATGGCGACCCTGAACGGCGCGCGGGCGGCGGGCTTCGACCGCGTGGGCGCGCTCCGCGAGGGGTGGAAGGCCGACGTGATCGGCGTCGACACGGACCTCACCCGGGCGACGCCGGTCCACGACCCCGTGAGCCACCTCGTGTTCGCTGCCCACGGCGACGACGTCGCGTTCACCGCGGTCGACGGGGCGGTGCTGTACGACGAGGAGCGAGGCGGGCACCAGACCCTCGACGCAGAGCGGGTCCGCCGCGAGGCGAACGCGTTCGACGTGCCCGGCCTCGACGCGTGA